Proteins encoded by one window of Dietzia sp. B32:
- a CDS encoding CoA-acylating methylmalonate-semialdehyde dehydrogenase: protein MSDLRQVEHYINGKRVAATSGRTQEVLNPSTGKAQAVVPLATTAEVDEVIAKAAAAQKAWAAQNPQKRARVLMRFVDLVNQNMDELAELLAIEHGKTTPDAKGDIQRGLEVVEFAIGIPHLLKGEFTENAGTGVDVYSMRQPLGVVAGITPFNFPAMIPLWKAGPAIACGNAFVLKPSERDPSVPVRLAELFTEAGLPDGIFQVVHGDKEAVDAILNNDTIQAVGFVGSTPIAQYIYENAARTGKRAQCFGGAKNHAIIMPDADMDQVADALLGAGFGSAGERCMAISVAVPVGEGTAEALIAKLLPKVKELKVGHSHDPQSDYGPLVTPESKARVLDYIEQGEKAGAELLVDGRGVGAYTDSFNGEDISGGYFVGPTLMDKVTPDMSVYTDEIFGPVLVVVHAKDFEEALSLPNDHEYGNGVAIFTRDGDAAREFVSRVQVGMVGVNVPIPVPIAYHTFGGWKKSGFGDLNQHGPESIKFYSKVKTVTQRWPSGIKDGADFNIPTMD from the coding sequence ATGTCGGATCTCAGGCAGGTCGAGCACTACATCAACGGTAAGAGGGTCGCCGCGACGAGTGGTCGTACCCAGGAGGTGCTCAACCCGAGCACGGGCAAGGCCCAGGCGGTCGTGCCGCTGGCCACGACGGCCGAGGTCGACGAGGTCATCGCCAAGGCCGCGGCCGCCCAGAAGGCGTGGGCGGCGCAAAACCCGCAGAAGCGTGCCCGCGTGCTCATGCGGTTCGTGGACCTGGTCAACCAGAACATGGACGAGCTGGCCGAGCTGCTCGCGATCGAGCACGGCAAGACCACCCCGGACGCGAAGGGTGACATCCAGCGCGGCCTCGAGGTCGTGGAGTTCGCGATCGGCATCCCGCACCTGCTCAAGGGCGAGTTCACCGAGAACGCGGGCACCGGCGTCGACGTCTACTCCATGCGTCAGCCGCTCGGTGTGGTCGCCGGGATCACCCCCTTCAACTTCCCGGCCATGATTCCGCTGTGGAAGGCCGGCCCGGCCATCGCGTGCGGTAACGCCTTCGTCCTCAAGCCTTCCGAGCGGGACCCCTCCGTGCCGGTGCGCCTGGCCGAGCTGTTCACCGAGGCGGGCCTGCCGGACGGTATCTTCCAGGTCGTGCACGGCGACAAGGAGGCCGTGGACGCGATCCTGAACAACGACACGATCCAGGCCGTCGGCTTCGTCGGGTCCACCCCGATCGCGCAGTACATCTACGAGAACGCCGCCCGCACCGGCAAGCGCGCCCAGTGCTTCGGCGGCGCCAAGAACCACGCGATCATCATGCCGGACGCCGACATGGACCAGGTCGCTGACGCCCTGCTCGGCGCCGGTTTCGGTTCCGCCGGCGAGCGTTGCATGGCCATCTCGGTGGCCGTGCCGGTCGGCGAGGGCACGGCCGAGGCGCTGATCGCCAAGCTGCTGCCCAAGGTCAAGGAGCTCAAGGTCGGCCACAGCCACGACCCGCAGTCCGACTACGGCCCGCTGGTGACCCCCGAGTCCAAGGCCCGGGTGCTCGACTACATCGAGCAGGGCGAGAAGGCCGGCGCGGAGCTCCTCGTCGACGGGCGTGGAGTGGGCGCGTACACGGACAGCTTCAACGGTGAGGACATCTCCGGGGGATACTTCGTCGGCCCCACGCTGATGGACAAGGTCACCCCGGACATGAGCGTCTACACCGACGAGATCTTCGGGCCCGTCCTCGTGGTGGTCCACGCCAAGGACTTCGAGGAGGCCCTGAGCCTGCCCAACGACCACGAGTACGGCAACGGCGTGGCCATCTTCACCCGCGACGGCGACGCCGCCCGCGAGTTCGTCTCCCGCGTCCAGGTCGGCATGGTCGGCGTCAACGTGCCGATCCCGGTCCCGATCGCGTACCACACCTTCGGTGGCTGGAAGAAGTCCGGATTCGGCGACCTCAACCAGCACGGCCCCGAGTCGATCAAGTTCTACTCCAAGGTCAAGACCGTCACGCAGCGCTGGCCGTCGGGCATCAAGGACGGGGCCGACTTCAACATCCCCACGATGGACTGA